One segment of Macaca fascicularis isolate 582-1 chromosome 4, T2T-MFA8v1.1 DNA contains the following:
- the OLIG3 gene encoding oligodendrocyte transcription factor 3: MNSDSSSVSSRASSPDMDEMYLRDHHHRHHHHHQESRLNSVSSTQGDMMQKMSGESLSRAGAKAAGESSKYKIKKQLSEQDLQQLRLKINGRERKRMHDLNLAMDGLREVMPYAHGPSVRKLSKIATLLLARNYILMLTSSLEEMKRLVGEIYGGHHSAFHCGTVGHSAGHPAHAANAVHPVHPILGGALSSGNASSPLSAASLPAIGTIRPPHSLLKAPSTPPALQLGSGFQHWAGLPCPCTICQMPPPPHLSALSTANMARLSAESKDLLK; encoded by the coding sequence ATGAATTCTGATTCGAGCTCTGTCTCCAGCAGAGCTTCATCTCCGGACATGGACGAGATGTACCTGAGggaccaccaccaccgccaccaccaccaccaccaggagAGCCGTCTCAACTCGGTCTCGTCCACGCAGGGCGATATGATGCAGAAGATGTCCGGGGAAAGCCTCTCGCGGGCTGGCGCCAAGGCCGCGGGAGAAAGCAGCAAGTACAAAATCAAGAAGCAGCTGTCGGAGCAGGACCTACAGCAGTTGCGGCTGAAGATCAACGGACGCGAACGCAAGCGGATGCACGACCTGAACCTCGCCATGGACGGGCTGCGCGAAGTCATGCCCTACGCACACGGGCCCTCGGTGCGCAAGCTCTCCAAGATCGCCACCCTCCTGCTTGCCAGAAACTACATTCTCATGCTCACCAGCTCCCTGGAGGAGATGAAGAGGCTGGTTGGAGAGATCTATGGGGGCCACCACTCGGCCTTTCACTGCGGGACCGTGGGCCACTCGGCCGGCCATCCCGCGCACGCGGCCAACGCCGTGCACCCTGTGCACCCCATCCTGGGCGGCGCGCTCTCATCCGGCAACGCCTCGTCACCGCTGTCCGCCGCCTCACTTCCCGCCATCGGCACCATCCGGCCTCCCCACTCGCTGCTCAAGGCTCCCTCCACGCCGCCCGCGCTGCAGCTGGGCAGCGGCTTCCAGCACTGGGCTGGTCTGCCTTGCCCCTGCACCATCTGCCAGATGCCGCCGCCTCCGCACCTGTCCGCTCTCTCCACCGCCAACATGGCCCGGCTGTCGGCAGAGTCCAAGGACTTGCTCAAGTGA